The following nucleotide sequence is from Ornithodoros turicata isolate Travis chromosome 2, ASM3712646v1, whole genome shotgun sequence.
TACACAAACAGAGGGAAAAGAAACAatcagttgaggacaaaataggaggtcagttcgggagaacgagaagtctgctcaaggtcggaccgaggattacggatgggttgctgatacagttcccacaagaggttatGCATAGGGTCGCTCTCAAAAGCCTCCTGTTaggtatcctggcagcactggagcatattaccgaatccgggcacggaacgtgggtcattcttaccgacagcaaggcatcattagatatgttgtcgtcatctcgccccagcataGTAAGCGATTTGCACaccatgacgcttcaaaaattcaatcaactcttcgccactggttacaacatcacgtttcaatgggtgcgtttttttattctacccgggtaatccccgggttacgcaccacgtgacccAAGTGAGATATCACGTGACCTGTGGGTAGGTACTCTGTTACACTGAAGACGACGATTGCCGACGACAACGTAGATGCGAGGACATTGGCTGCACGAGCGGAGGTGTGCAGCGCGGGCACTGGACATTCGGGAGGCGGTCGGCGGACGATGCTCGATGAAGCTACCCGGTCATTAAATGCTCTCTAACGAACCTGGAATTTGGCTCATTTTTACAGGCCGAGATTGActggtgccgtgaccaggattcgaaGACTGTCACCCAGAGTCAGTGGCGTCACGGGTATGGCCCTAGCCCTTGATCAGCGGCGACGCAGGAGTGACGACGACAGATGGTCAGGATGACGGCGGCTCGGTCTTAGCTTCGCACTTAGGTGGCGAACACCATCGTTGTTCCTGGTTGCGACGAGGAAGGTGATTGCCTGTAGCGAGAGGTGGCCCATGTTGTGGACCCTCACGGATTTGGTACCAAGCACAAGGCGCGTCAGCGAGTCTGGATCTCCCGCCTACGGAAAGCGTCACCCAAGGCAAAAGTCCACGTGGACACGTTTGGTGAGGACACCTATGGTTTTCTCCGTATTGTCATGGCAGTAAAAACGCGGTCAATGACTAGCCGGGAGCAGGAAGACTTTCTGGATGGACAGGCGCAGGCCGAGGGCGGTGATTCTGCGGATACCGTAACTGAAGGGGTTGACGGTCGTGTGAACAGAATTCGGGAAAAGGAATTGGAGGTACAGGCGCTCCAGTTGCAACTTGAACTGGAAAGGTTGAAATTGCAGTCACGTTCATCAGGTGAGACGGGCGCCCGGGAAGCGCGACACCGGGTTGGAGAATACGCGAGTGAGTTCAGAGCCGTGTTGGCCCCCATGCCATAATTTGATGCAATGGTTCCCGCCTGGTTCAAAAATGTTGATGTGTTGTTTGCCTCGCTCGAGATCCCGTCCGCTGTGCAGGGCTCTGTTATTTTGCCGTTTTTGAATGGGCGGATGCGTTCGTTTATTGCGAGTCAGTCGCATACAGGAATTTTAGCATACCCGCTACTGAAAGAGTCAATTTTGAAGGAGCTCCGGTTGACGGCTAACGAGTATAAAAGGCTGTTTTGGGTGTCCCACAAGTCGGAAAACGAATCGTGGAATCAGTTCACAACTAAGCTAGAGACCTTGTTCGAGGACTAGTAGGAAGGTCAGCACGTTTGAGGAGCTTAAGGAACTAATGGTGTCCGATCGGCTCAAGCGGGAAATGTCAGAGGAGCTTCGTGGATATGTTTTGCAACACGAAACGCAGAAATGGTTGAAACCCCGGGATGTTGCTAAGTTGGCAGATAATTTTGAAGAGAGCCAAAGGACGTGGAGTGGCGCACGTGGAGATAGGGTTCAGAGCAATGGAGATCCGAGTGCACGAATGAAGCGTGGAAGTACCATATCGAATGACAATAGGAAGCCCGAGGGTTATAAGAATGACCATTGTTACGAATGCGGGAATTTCGGGCACATGCAACCAAACTGTCCAAAAATTTATTGGGGTCGGGGAAATGATCTTCGTCAGAGGAAGAGGGGAGCTAACGCGCTTGTCGCTAGGGTATCGGGTATATCGCGGTCACCTCGAGGTTGCGAGGGTATGCAGTGGGTGGATATTACTGTCGATGGGAATGCAGTACTGGCTAGAGTGGACTCCGGCGCGGATATCACTGTCATACGTGCGGACTACGTGTCGGATCGGGAGTCAAGCGCTGGGTGTATAACGTTGAAGGGTGCGTTCGGGTCGGTTGTTAGAGCGACATTGCAATATGTTCGCATTGGGTTGAGGCATAATAGCGGAGAACCAGGGAGACCTGTAAGGATATTGTACGCGGTGACGGATAAGTTAGCAGATGACGTCGGAGCACAGATTACGCCTGAGGACTGTGATGCAATCTGCAAATTCGATGAGGAGCTCAGTAGTGAAGTACAGGAGATTCTAAATATAAGAGCGGAAATGGGTCTTGTAGATGAGGACACTGCAGACGAGGACGGTAGTCTGGACAGCGCAGTTGAGTTTGAACGCGAGGAGTTGACTTCCAATGCAAATGTGATGGGTGGAGGTGTTGAAGGGAACCAAGAAAGTACAGGAGCTGCATAAAGCTTTCAACAGGAACAAAAGAATGACGTAGCACTGCATGATGCATGGGTGGAGGCGGATAGGGGCACTCATGGGATGCTCGTGGATGACGGTTTGTTGTTCCATGAAACTGAAATCGGTGGTAAGCGGGTAAGACAGCTGGTGTTGCCAGTACGTCGTAGAGCGGAAGTAATGCGCTTGGCGCATGATATACCGGGGGGTGGGCACTTCGCAGAGAAAAAGACTAAGATGCGTATTCGGAGCGCGTTTTACTGGTCCACAATTACGAGCGACATAAAGAAATACTGCAGAAGCTGTACAACATGCCAAATCTTTGCCCCGTCACGTGTTAGAGATAGGGTACCGATAACACCGTTAACTAGGCCAGAGACGCCGTTTCAAGTGATATATATGGATTGCATTGGCCCAATAGAGCCACCGTCGTCGAAGGGACATCGATATGCACTGTGTGTTATAGATCTGTGCACGCGCTGGGCAGAAGTTGTCCCACTTCGCGCTGTCACAGCAAAAGCAACGTGTCAGGCGTTGCTAGATATCTTCTCGCGCTATGGTGTACCAGAGACGATCTGTTCAGATCAGGGGACGAACTTCACTGCGCAGTTAACGCATGCCTCCAATGAACGCTTGGGTGTTGGGTATACGCGGGGCAGGTGTGTGTAAGGCGCTCAGCTTTGTCGAATGCTCGTCTCACACGGTGGGCGTTGGCCTTTCAAAAATATGAGTTGAAGATTGAGTATATTGGAGGTAATTCAAATGTGGATTCGGACGCGTTATCCAGATGAGTTAGTGCAGTAAAAGGGGCTGTGCTTGTCCGGAATGAGGTCTTGGGGTTATGCGGTGTGTGTGGGGAGGTGTTTGGGTAATTAACTGTAGAGTTTGGGATTGGTCGGCCATGACGGTACTGGAATGTACCACGGGGGTACTCGTTGAATGGTTTACGTGGTCTGTGTGTTGGTGCTGTGTTTCGTTTCGTCACCAGATGGACTCGTGGTCAGATATGTGAGCAGGCTGCGACGCCCAGCAACGTCTTCGGCGGGGAGGTGTCACACTGAAGACGACGATTGTCGACGACAACGTAGATGCGAGGACATGGCTGCACGAGCGGAGGTGTGCAGCGCGGCGCACTGGACATTCGGGAGGCGGTCGGCGGACGATGCTCGAAGAAGCTACCCAGTCATTAAATGCTCTCTAACGAACCTGGAATTTGGCTCACTTTTACGGGCCGAGATTGACTTACTCCCGTTTAGAAATTTTCGCCCATTACGAGTTACGCCCGTCTCAGCGAACATGGCGGCAGAGGCAGACGACGTTTTTGACGAGCACATGTTTGTAGAAGTTGCGGCACTTGTGCTGCCTGACGCATTTGACGAAGGGGAAGATGAtgacgaaggaagaaaaaggtaTGCATCCAACGAAACAACAGTCGTGCTAAAGCCACCGAAATATGCAATCGAATGGCAAGCGTGAAGGTGACAATCCGCGCTATGCGCAGTATTTGCTGACTTGGTTTTGCTTTCTGCACGTTACAGCCGAACGATTCCGAAGGTCACCCACTATGCCGAAGAAACAGTGCAAGCCATGAGGGAAGACACCTTCAAGTCGCACTTTCGACTCCACAGGTCAACTGTAGAAAAGATGGCAACGCTGTTGGCCCCAGCATTAGAATCTGCAACTATTCACCCCGGACGGCCCACGATTCCCGCTATGAAGCAGCTTCTTGTTGTTATCTGGTCGCTGGCGAATTTGGAATCCTTTAGGCAAGTGTATCTCCACGTTACATGGCCTGAGAAGCGAAATACTGCTCAGTTGAGGAATTCTAACGCGATCCTGCTGTTCATACCATACATTTTTAGTAGTGCCCACTTCGAACAGCAACAGATTAGTATCCTGTCTGTCCAGTGCGAATGCCTTGCCTTGACTTACTCCAGCTGTTACATGACACTATCATTCACTTGCAGGAGTGTTGGAGACCGCTTCGGTGTTGCAAAGTCTACGGTCTTCCATTGCGTTCGGAGGGTTGGTTCGGCTCTCTTGGACATGGCACGTCTCTTCGTGTCCTGGCCTAGCAACTGTCACGATGCGTTACCCATCATACTTGGCTTCCAGGGTAAATCTTGGTTTCCTAATGTCCTGGGAGCAATTGACGGGTCGCATATAGAAATTACTGCACCTAAGGAGAACGCTTCCTCGTACGTCAACAGGAAGGGTTTTCACTCTGTGGTGCTACAGGCAGTTTGTGATCATGAGATGCGGTTCTTGCACTGTTCAGTTGGTGAGGCAGGCTCAGTGCGTGATGGACGCGTGCTTCGCCGTTCTGAGGTGTGTGGAATGCTCAACTCAAATCACTTCCCGCTGGACAGTTATCTAGTGGGAGATGCTGCCTATCCCATTGGCCCACATCTCTTGACACCATACAGAGACAATGGTCACTTGACAGCCAAGGAAAGGAGGCACAATGTGCATCTTTCTAGGGCAAGGTTAACTATCGAGAGGGCATTCGGACTGCTGAAGGGTCGGTTCCGAAGGCTCTTTCGTGTGGAAACCCGACGACCAGACATAATTGTCACCATCATCATTGTGGCATGCATTTTTCATAATGCTTGCCTGATGTGGGGTGATACATTTGAGGAGCCACCAGCTGCTGACAGGCAGGATGAGACGAGTGTCCCAGAGGACGAAACCCCTGCCGACGTAAGGAGGATTGGCATCCAGAAACGCGAGGATATTGCAAATTCCTTGTAATCGTTTGCTCCATGACCGTTTTTCATGCGTTTCAACTTGATTACTATGGAAAGGATGTCTACCAGACTTCACTGACCCTTCCTGGCGTTTGCTGACAATTGGAACAAAACTCCCTGACCATCAGGCATGATGTAGCGTTTTACAACCAACCCCGTTCACAAAGCTAAGCAATTTACTGAAAGCAAGCAAAGGATGGTTTTGCTGGCACTTTCTGCCTCAACTATAATTTGCCATTATTCAGTTGACCTTTTTTGGCGTCAGTGTTGTGCTCGTCTCCAGGAAACACTAATGCAAAAGGCGCATCAGACACCCGCAGACCAGGATGCTGCAGTGAGTGAAAGCTTGTGATCTTCCCTGACTTTCCCGGCcattttcattttccttttaaTTCTCGGTTGGTAGACATCCTGTAGATTCCGTGTACTACTTTTTTTACCAATGTACTTTCCAAGCTTTTCACTATTCACTAGCGTTTATTTACTGTACAGTCATGAGAACCATCCAGAACTGTATTCATTGCAAGCATGGCCATTATTTGCACATTGTTGTGTTATTTATTTCATGTATGTACATAGTGCAATGCGACTGCAGGTTGCATTAAATAAATATGACAAAGACAAGTGGAAATGTCATTTTTGCTTTctgttttcctctttttcttttttttgcaaatgcaCATCAGTCTTTGGTACATTACCCTGTGCTTCTTGTTTGCTAGAAGCCATTTGTCAGCAGGGCAAATGCTTAACGCATTAACTTTTGGGCATATTCATTTGCACTTTCTTCATTTCAAGGTACTCTCTGAACAGCTGATTGAAGGTCCGCAGCTGTTCAACCCTCTCATTTTCCAACCTTAAGCGTTCTCCAGCATAGCGTACGTTGTTTTTTGATGTTCGACTCTTCTTGCGAGGTGGAGAGACTTCACTACGTGGGGTTTCTGATGTTTGTTCTTGGTCCTCAACGAGGTGGAGTCCACTAGATGTTGAGGCCAAAGCGGGTGGCTGTATCTCGGGCTTCTTCCCAAGAATATCGTGCATAATACTCCAACTTTTGACTGTGTGAAAGTAAAAAGCAGGTGTTGGCATGAAATCAACCTGACTTTATGAAGGAACCTTGAAAAACCCAACAGACCTTCCATTCCCACTCTTGTGTTTGCTGTCTGTCACTGTTTTGTAGGTTTTCTTAAGATTTTTCCACTTGTCAGAGCACTGGGTGGAAGTCATCGTGTATCCCTTTTCCGCAAGCAAGGCTGAAGCCCTGACGTAGAACATAAGAACTTTTCCATCTGTAACATTTCTGGATTGACACTACACCCCTTCTCCAAATGTTTGCACGGCTTAAAGCACAGGTGAGTTCATGTGGTGCACTTACTTGGACCAAAATGCCTTCGTGAACTTCATTGTGCCACTCCTCTCTTCCTCCTCTTGGCAGATGCTTAGGAGGAACCTTACTGCCGTATCAGGCCACAGGACGCCGTTTAGTCGGCTTGTGTTGTTTTCAGCAGTTTGGGATGGGGAGATGCTCCGCCCATTCGTGCATGGTTCTCCAAACTCATCTGGTTGGGCAGCAACTACCTCTTGTTGAAGAGGGACCACCTTGGGCGCTGTCAAAATGCTTTAAAGAAGCTGAGCAAGCCATTCATGATCTTCAGCTTCAAAGAAGTTTGCAGACGCGCTTGTCAGCACGTGATTCATGTTCTGCTCAGCCGACATTTCTCGTGCAACACCTGAGCACGGTTTGAATACGTGCCCATATATTCGTTACGACCCTCTAGAATGCGTGCTTAACTACCACCGAGAAACGGAGACGACCATGCGTAGCTGACAGCACGGCTTGCTTCTCGACCGCGCATAAAGCAGACGACTTACCGTTTGACAGCGACGAGACCATGGACGACACTGATATGTTCCACGAGGTCTTGTATTCCAAAGCTGGGGACATCCCAGTATGGGCACTTCAGTGCCTGCACCGCCTGCATGCTCGGAATCCGAAAGTCAAAAGACGCGGGACTCTCACTTGAatcgtgtgacgtcataacccttTGCTACCCACCTGCTGAGCTGGGTCAGTGAGAGTAGGTACCCAGAGTAACCCTCGAGCGACGAGAGTTGAATTTTCGCCGGTAGGTTATGACGGCACTTCCGTCCTCCATTTTTCGCCCAGTAATGGTTACCCCCGAgttacccgggtagaataaaaaaacgcacccaatgggtccc
It contains:
- the LOC135384528 gene encoding putative nuclease HARBI1; translated protein: MAAEADDVFDEHMFVEVAALVLPDAFDEGEDDDEGRKSRTIPKVTHYAEETVQAMREDTFKSHFRLHRSTVEKMATLLAPALESATIHPGRPTIPAMKQLLVVIWSLANLESFRSVGDRFGVAKSTVFHCVRRVGSALLDMARLFVSWPSNCHDALPIILGFQGKSWFPNVLGAIDGSHIEITAPKENASSYVNRKGFHSVVLQAVCDHEMRFLHCSVGEAGSVRDGRVLRRSEVCGMLNSNHFPLDSYLVGDAAYPIGPHLLTPYRDNGHLTAKERRHNVHLSRARLTIERAFGLLKGRFRRLFRVETRRPDIIVTIIIVACIFHNACLMWGDTFEEPPAADRQDETSVPEDETPADVRRIGIQKREDIANSL